In Herbinix luporum, a single window of DNA contains:
- a CDS encoding SPASM domain-containing protein produces the protein MKDGFVINTNEYELNQEKLNEVYEFDITLCITVLDYIKIYGDKNGKNLENKMYKNIKNILDIGISLEICVLVDRKNDKLLHKYNTILPNKIEIAESYKLINNQINQYYCKSIEKKLDFNADKYFRNTKYNSCLFGKLTFTPNGDISVCPVSNRIIGTYKEGWKTPFRNGKIDELWRKTKNHVSKCKSCEYKYICEDCSILELAVDNNKLSDKLLCNYNPSTGKWDD, from the coding sequence TTGAAAGATGGGTTTGTTATAAATACAAATGAATATGAACTTAACCAGGAAAAATTAAATGAAGTGTATGAGTTTGATATAACTTTATGTATTACAGTATTAGATTATATAAAAATATATGGTGATAAAAATGGAAAAAATTTAGAGAATAAGATGTATAAAAACATAAAAAACATACTAGATATTGGGATATCATTAGAAATATGTGTTTTGGTTGACAGAAAGAACGACAAACTTTTACATAAATATAATACTATTCTACCAAACAAAATAGAGATTGCTGAAAGTTATAAGCTTATTAATAATCAAATTAATCAATATTATTGTAAATCTATTGAAAAAAAATTAGATTTTAATGCAGACAAATACTTTAGAAATACAAAATATAATAGTTGCTTATTTGGTAAATTAACCTTTACTCCAAATGGTGATATTTCTGTATGCCCAGTGTCAAATAGAATAATAGGTACCTATAAAGAGGGATGGAAAACGCCATTTCGTAATGGAAAAATAGATGAATTATGGCGAAAAACAAAAAATCATGTTAGCAAATGTAAATCCTGTGAATATAAATATATCTGCGAAGATTGCTCAATTCTTGAGTTGGCTGTAGATAATAATAAACTCAGCGACAAACTATTATGCAATTACAATCCATCAACCGGTAAATGGGACGACTAA
- a CDS encoding DUF6054 family protein: MAKYEKRLRGNFDELLGWIHKDISNGSISVSYEDGSTISINDTKMAVRVYERYSMTGGNRVSMNVTVLGVGNELFVSAITSGGSQAVFFKFNTFGEESFLDLFIDSIESYINRK; the protein is encoded by the coding sequence ATGGCAAAGTATGAAAAAAGATTAAGAGGAAATTTTGATGAATTACTTGGTTGGATACACAAAGATATTTCAAATGGCAGTATTTCTGTAAGTTATGAAGATGGAAGTACCATATCTATTAATGATACTAAAATGGCTGTAAGGGTTTATGAAAGATATAGTATGACCGGTGGTAATCGTGTTAGTATGAACGTTACCGTATTAGGTGTGGGTAATGAGCTTTTTGTCTCAGCCATTACCTCAGGAGGTAGCCAAGCTGTATTTTTTAAATTCAATACCTTTGGTGAAGAATCATTTTTAGATTTATTTATCGACTCTATAGAAAGTTATATAAATAGAAAATAA
- a CDS encoding methyl-accepting chemotaxis protein — protein MLVEQTRRVNKIVFRIILLTSFLLIMGLLSQLMFSILPISAWISVFPICCVLFHLIGCIVIIRNEKWSSYLKYFISIVFSFTYSFILFTSVNNSTYPIMIPILFSLVLYMDKKIMIGTSSVFLLSNIIKIIMMLSAADFSISDSIMIEGIISIIVFMLSTTGVKLLIAFMEENTQAIQLTSNRNKELADHMLKAGRQIKENVEVLNEVMERVSETSNIICHAMNDISNGNQVNIESIEQQSRMTQRIQNMISKTYDVTRELVNIENLINQAIEANSNKMKELKSDADISTKSSENMKDSADTLLSKADEAKHITDIILNISSQTNLLALNASIEAARAGEAGKGFAVVAEEIRKLSGQINNATSDITNILNELSEISLSVYEKSVSNQEISNKQSTTIDSTTKEFEGLQIEFQRMKTDIEKMDSMMSEILEANSQIVDSVNILSASSQQVTASVTENYNNSLNNVEIVKEAESAVNSIQKELATISDIMNENDKTS, from the coding sequence ATGCTAGTTGAACAAACAAGAAGAGTAAACAAAATAGTATTTAGAATTATCTTACTGACATCTTTTCTCCTGATTATGGGACTTCTTTCTCAGTTGATGTTTTCAATTCTACCAATATCAGCATGGATTAGTGTATTTCCAATTTGCTGTGTATTGTTTCACTTAATAGGTTGCATTGTAATAATTCGTAACGAAAAATGGTCCAGTTATTTGAAATATTTTATTTCAATAGTATTTTCTTTTACATATTCTTTTATTCTTTTTACTTCGGTTAACAACAGTACTTATCCTATCATGATTCCTATACTTTTTTCATTAGTTCTTTATATGGATAAAAAGATTATGATTGGAACAAGCTCTGTTTTCCTATTATCTAATATAATCAAAATTATTATGATGTTATCAGCAGCTGATTTTTCTATTTCAGACAGTATAATGATAGAGGGTATTATAAGTATTATAGTTTTTATGTTATCAACCACAGGAGTAAAATTATTGATTGCTTTCATGGAGGAGAACACACAGGCAATCCAATTAACATCCAATCGAAATAAAGAATTGGCAGATCATATGTTAAAAGCGGGAAGGCAAATTAAGGAGAATGTAGAAGTATTAAATGAGGTTATGGAACGTGTCTCAGAAACATCTAATATTATTTGCCACGCAATGAATGATATATCTAATGGTAATCAAGTAAATATAGAATCAATTGAACAACAATCAAGGATGACACAACGTATACAGAATATGATTTCTAAAACTTATGATGTCACTCGTGAATTGGTTAATATTGAAAACCTTATTAATCAGGCCATCGAAGCTAATTCAAATAAAATGAAAGAATTAAAATCTGACGCAGATATTTCAACTAAATCCAGCGAGAACATGAAAGACTCTGCTGATACATTATTATCAAAAGCAGATGAAGCGAAACATATTACTGATATTATACTAAACATATCAAGTCAGACCAACTTACTGGCTTTAAATGCTTCTATAGAGGCAGCTAGAGCAGGTGAGGCTGGAAAGGGATTTGCAGTAGTAGCAGAAGAAATAAGAAAATTATCTGGTCAGATAAATAATGCCACATCAGATATAACAAATATTTTGAACGAGCTATCAGAGATATCACTCTCTGTATATGAAAAGTCAGTATCAAATCAGGAGATATCTAATAAACAAAGTACAACCATAGATAGTACAACTAAAGAATTTGAAGGTCTCCAAATCGAGTTTCAAAGGATGAAAACAGATATAGAAAAAATGGATTCAATGATGTCTGAAATATTAGAAGCAAACAGTCAAATCGTAGACAGTGTAAATATACTATCTGCAAGCAGTCAACAAGTAACAGCTTCTGTAACCGAGAACTATAATAATAGTCTTAATAACGTTGAAATTGTTAAAGAAGCCGAATCTGCTGTAAATTCTATTCAAAAAGAATTAGCAACTATATCAGATATCATGAACGAAAATGATAAAACAAGCTGA
- a CDS encoding endo-1,4-beta-xylanase translates to MKRKILAFLVVCALILPAVNKIPVPKAAETLIYDDFETDLNGWGPRGEDEIVELSTEEAYSGKQSVKVTNRTETWNGPMCDKTDELELGVTYNFSIYVKYVGNSYSNTQNFSLQLQYNDGVDDRYMNIKTAPVYKGQWTLLQGEYTVPTDATDVHIYVETEFKNSPSSQDLMDFYIDDFKAVPATLPEIETDIPSLKDVFSDYFLVGGASTVPELGPAPAKELILKHYNCLTFGNELKPDAVLDYDATIAYMEANDGDQVNPQVNLRAARALFEFAQKYNIPVRGHTLVWHNQTPDWFFRENYSQDSSAPWASKEVMLQRLENYIKNVMNLIEETYPDVEIYAWDVVNEAVDPNTSTGMRNPGSNNVTSGNSLWMQTVGKDFIEKAFEYARKYAPAGCKLFYNDYNEYEDRKSDLIYDILANLKSKNLIDGMGMQSHWTMEYPSINMFETAVRKYNKLGLEIHLTEIDMRQPNNDSYSLNAQAARYKTFINKAVELKKEGMNITAIIFWGVTDKTSWLGGYPLLFDGDYKAKPAFYSIIEDYKDGTPTITPTPLVTPTPTPLVTPTPTPSVTPAPGDARPVVTVKTSNSGNTVSQNYTLTAEGGTIDLSKVKIVFTADGMSNEEQNLWCDHAALQLNTNPFYVPLTDKTKGEITNQSLILTIDSNTTLEAGQGKFVADVRFAKKDWSSYDTLTNPIVKVYYDGQLVQ, encoded by the coding sequence ATGAAACGGAAGATTTTAGCTTTTCTAGTAGTATGTGCACTAATCCTACCGGCAGTAAATAAGATTCCGGTACCAAAAGCAGCTGAAACATTAATTTACGATGACTTTGAGACTGATTTGAACGGATGGGGCCCCAGAGGGGAAGACGAAATAGTTGAACTGAGTACAGAAGAGGCTTACTCAGGAAAGCAAAGTGTTAAAGTAACTAACCGCACAGAGACTTGGAACGGCCCCATGTGTGACAAGACCGATGAACTAGAACTTGGGGTAACTTATAACTTCAGCATTTACGTCAAGTATGTAGGTAATTCTTACTCCAACACACAGAATTTTAGCTTGCAACTTCAGTATAATGACGGGGTAGATGACAGGTACATGAATATTAAAACAGCACCTGTTTATAAAGGACAGTGGACTCTCTTACAAGGTGAATATACTGTTCCCACCGATGCAACAGATGTACATATCTATGTAGAGACTGAATTTAAAAACTCCCCATCTAGTCAAGATTTAATGGATTTTTATATTGATGATTTTAAGGCTGTCCCTGCGACCTTGCCTGAAATTGAAACTGATATTCCCAGTTTGAAAGATGTATTCAGTGATTACTTTTTAGTAGGTGGGGCATCTACTGTGCCTGAATTAGGCCCCGCTCCTGCTAAAGAACTTATATTAAAGCACTATAATTGCCTTACTTTTGGTAATGAACTAAAACCAGATGCTGTTTTAGACTATGACGCAACAATTGCATATATGGAAGCAAACGATGGGGATCAAGTAAATCCTCAAGTTAACTTAAGAGCCGCCAGAGCATTATTTGAATTTGCACAAAAATATAACATACCTGTAAGAGGTCATACTTTAGTATGGCATAATCAGACTCCCGATTGGTTCTTTAGGGAAAACTACTCTCAAGATTCATCAGCTCCTTGGGCTTCAAAGGAAGTTATGCTTCAGAGATTAGAAAATTATATTAAAAATGTAATGAATCTCATAGAAGAAACTTATCCGGATGTTGAAATTTATGCATGGGACGTTGTAAATGAAGCAGTTGATCCCAATACTTCTACCGGTATGCGTAATCCCGGATCCAATAATGTAACATCAGGAAATTCTCTTTGGATGCAGACAGTAGGTAAAGATTTTATTGAAAAGGCATTTGAATATGCCAGAAAATATGCACCGGCCGGCTGTAAGCTCTTTTATAACGACTACAATGAATATGAGGATAGAAAGAGCGATCTTATCTATGATATTCTGGCAAATCTTAAGAGTAAAAACTTAATAGACGGAATGGGAATGCAATCACACTGGACTATGGAATATCCTAGTATCAATATGTTTGAAACAGCCGTTAGAAAATATAATAAATTAGGACTTGAAATTCATTTAACCGAAATAGATATGAGACAACCTAATAATGACTCTTATTCCTTAAATGCACAGGCAGCCCGTTACAAAACATTTATTAATAAGGCTGTTGAATTAAAGAAAGAAGGAATGAATATTACTGCTATTATATTCTGGGGTGTTACTGACAAAACCAGTTGGTTAGGAGGATATCCTTTACTCTTTGATGGTGATTATAAAGCAAAACCTGCTTTCTATTCAATTATAGAAGATTATAAGGATGGGACACCTACTATAACTCCTACTCCTTTGGTAACTCCTACACCTACTCCTTTAGTGACACCTACCCCAACACCATCAGTAACTCCGGCTCCTGGGGATGCCAGACCGGTCGTAACTGTAAAAACTTCAAATAGCGGCAACACCGTTAGTCAAAACTATACCTTAACTGCAGAGGGTGGTACTATTGATTTATCGAAAGTAAAGATAGTTTTTACAGCTGACGGTATGAGCAATGAAGAACAAAATCTATGGTGTGATCATGCAGCTTTACAGTTAAATACTAATCCATTTTATGTACCTCTTACAGATAAAACAAAAGGTGAAATTACAAATCAAAGCCTAATTCTTACCATTGATAGCAATACAACATTAGAAGCCGGTCAAGGTAAATTCGTAGCAGATGTTCGGTTTGCTAAAAAAGACTGGTCCAGTTATGATACACTTACCAATCCTATAGTAAAAGTTTATTATGATGGACAACTTGTGCAATAA
- a CDS encoding LacI family DNA-binding transcriptional regulator, translating to MVTIKDIANKLGIAVSTVSKGLNNASDISEEMRQLVLDTAIEMGYTSKKMKDSGNRKVCILIENMDYENIDQFGYEIIVGFKLAAARRKWDVHVVPTNLNMQTEEKYDTYMLRNNFSGAFLLGFTLHDDWVKQLNKTNFPTVLLDNYIERNPHVGYVGTDNYEGIDLAVNHLCKLGHKKIAFLNGSKNSMVSEQRRQAFVNSMIKHGLVPEEELIQYGYYVPDCAKDHVPSFLKKGATAIMCASDLIATGVMTEVSKHGLKIPDDISIVGFDDLPIASQLSPALTTIRQDRSDLGKSAFLLLDGLVHGVSTSKLLLRAKLITRESSGSAKY from the coding sequence ATGGTTACAATAAAGGACATTGCAAATAAATTAGGGATTGCTGTAAGCACTGTATCAAAAGGTCTAAATAACGCCAGTGATATCAGCGAAGAAATGAGGCAGCTTGTATTAGATACTGCCATTGAAATGGGTTATACCTCTAAGAAGATGAAAGATTCAGGCAACAGAAAAGTGTGTATCTTAATAGAAAATATGGACTATGAAAATATAGACCAATTTGGCTATGAGATTATAGTTGGATTTAAATTAGCTGCTGCCAGAAGAAAATGGGATGTTCATGTGGTTCCTACAAATCTGAATATGCAAACTGAAGAAAAATATGACACCTATATGTTAAGAAATAATTTCAGTGGAGCTTTTTTATTGGGCTTTACCTTACATGACGATTGGGTTAAACAATTGAACAAAACAAACTTCCCTACTGTTTTGCTTGATAATTATATCGAAAGAAATCCCCATGTAGGCTATGTAGGAACGGATAATTATGAAGGTATCGATTTGGCTGTTAACCATCTTTGCAAACTGGGACATAAAAAAATCGCCTTCCTAAATGGTTCAAAAAATTCTATGGTATCTGAACAACGTAGACAGGCCTTTGTTAATAGTATGATAAAGCATGGCCTTGTACCGGAAGAAGAATTAATTCAATATGGATACTATGTACCGGACTGTGCTAAGGATCATGTACCATCATTTTTAAAAAAGGGTGCTACTGCTATTATGTGTGCCAGCGACCTTATTGCTACCGGTGTAATGACAGAAGTATCAAAACATGGGTTAAAAATTCCTGATGATATCAGCATAGTAGGATTTGATGATCTACCCATAGCCTCTCAGTTATCCCCGGCCTTAACTACCATTAGGCAAGATAGGAGTGACTTGGGAAAAAGCGCCTTTTTATTGCTGGATGGCCTTGTACACGGTGTTTCGACCAGTAAGTTATTATTAAGAGCAAAACTTATAACCAGGGAATCATCCGGTTCTGCAAAATACTAA
- the malQ gene encoding 4-alpha-glucanotransferase: MERACKMEKITYSKSYLNRGAGILLPISALPSNYGIGTLGKESYKFVDFLTRIGSIYWQVLPIGPTSYGDSPYQSFSAFAGNPYFIDLDFLVEEQLLKKEEIDAYLWQVSEDKVDYGLIYKSRFKILKTAYLRSSHKNKKEYLDFCKDNRYWLEDYCLYMAVKTHFDNHEWLLWDDDIKNRKPEAIEKYQDLLQDEINFWAFVQYKFYEQWNKLKAYTNSKGIQIIGDIPLYVAMDSADVWAHHEQFELDERKNPINVAGVPPDLFSEYGQRWGNPLYRWDVMEKDDFTWWRERMKASAALYDVIRIDHFIGMVNYYSIPAENETAVNGCWKEGPGRKLTDIIMESIGEAKIIAEDLGVLTPNVIELIEETGFPGMKILEFGLDGPIDNPYLLHNFKTSNVVAYTGTHDNETLVGYLEKKNPDELEFICKYFNGKVETLPDTIIRALYASVADVIIVQMQDLLKLDNSARMNYPSTIGGNWQWRLMTSQYELINEKSLYELAYLYGRINT; the protein is encoded by the coding sequence ATAGAGAGAGCGTGCAAAATGGAAAAGATTACATATAGCAAGAGTTATTTAAATAGAGGTGCTGGAATCTTACTTCCCATTAGTGCATTACCATCAAATTATGGTATAGGCACCTTAGGAAAAGAAAGTTATAAATTTGTTGATTTTCTTACGAGAATCGGATCTATATATTGGCAGGTACTACCTATAGGACCTACCAGTTATGGGGATAGCCCTTATCAATCCTTTTCGGCATTTGCAGGCAATCCTTACTTTATTGATTTGGATTTCTTAGTAGAGGAGCAGTTATTAAAGAAAGAAGAAATAGATGCCTACTTGTGGCAGGTATCTGAAGATAAGGTCGACTACGGATTAATATACAAGAGCAGGTTTAAGATTTTAAAAACCGCCTATTTAAGAAGTAGTCATAAGAATAAAAAAGAATATTTGGATTTTTGCAAAGATAATAGATATTGGCTTGAAGATTATTGCTTATACATGGCTGTAAAAACCCACTTCGATAATCATGAATGGCTTTTATGGGATGATGATATTAAAAATCGAAAGCCGGAAGCAATAGAAAAATATCAGGATTTACTGCAGGATGAAATTAACTTCTGGGCTTTTGTGCAATATAAGTTTTATGAGCAGTGGAACAAGCTTAAAGCCTATACCAATAGTAAAGGAATTCAGATAATAGGTGATATTCCTCTTTATGTAGCAATGGATAGTGCTGATGTATGGGCACATCATGAACAGTTTGAATTGGATGAAAGAAAGAATCCTATTAATGTGGCAGGTGTTCCGCCGGATTTGTTCTCAGAATATGGTCAAAGATGGGGTAATCCCTTATATCGTTGGGATGTTATGGAGAAAGATGATTTTACCTGGTGGAGAGAAAGAATGAAGGCTTCAGCCGCACTTTATGATGTTATTCGTATTGATCATTTTATAGGAATGGTTAACTATTATTCTATTCCGGCAGAAAATGAGACAGCTGTTAATGGTTGCTGGAAAGAGGGTCCCGGCAGGAAGCTTACAGATATTATCATGGAATCCATTGGAGAAGCAAAAATTATAGCAGAAGATTTAGGGGTTTTGACCCCCAATGTCATAGAGCTTATTGAAGAGACAGGTTTTCCCGGAATGAAGATTCTGGAATTTGGTCTAGATGGTCCCATAGATAATCCTTATCTATTACATAATTTTAAGACTTCTAATGTAGTTGCATATACAGGAACCCATGATAATGAAACCCTGGTAGGTTATTTAGAAAAAAAGAATCCTGATGAGTTGGAGTTTATATGTAAGTATTTTAATGGGAAAGTCGAAACCTTGCCTGATACTATAATAAGAGCATTATATGCCAGTGTTGCAGATGTAATTATCGTACAGATGCAAGATTTACTAAAACTAGATAACAGTGCAAGAATGAACTATCCCTCAACCATCGGTGGCAATTGGCAGTGGAGGCTAATGACTAGCCAGTATGAATTAATAAATGAAAAATCACTCTATGAGCTGGCTTATCTCTATGGCCGAATTAATACATAA
- a CDS encoding glycogen/starch/alpha-glucan phosphorylase: protein MDNGFKKNVELILELDYGKSIKEASKVELYNAVSKAAMKLLDKDWGLKSNKKKVCYLSMEFLVGRMIYSNLYNMGLLNQFVELMTEHNIDIRIFEDIEDAALGNGGLGRLAACFLDSGATHGIVLNGYGIRYKYGLFKQEFEEGFQRELPDDWQRFGDPWSIRREEEKIRVDFKDQSVWAVPYDMPVIGYGKKTVNTLRLWQSEPIEAFNFELFNNQQYDEAVKNKNEAEAISSLLYPNDSMDEGKKLRIKQEYFFTSATLQDVIKKYKEKYDKDFSSFSKEYIFQLNDTHPVLAIPELIRLLVEKEGLTFAKALRIAKEVFAYTNHTIMAEALEKWNVSLVEEVIPQVYKYIVELNDELIKELTLFGVVSSEEQKKYLIIDDDTIHMARIAIFVSRSINGVARLHTEILKNDALHEWYQLYPNRFNNKTNGITQRRWLALANMELAGFITDKIGSSWTTDLDLLKKLENFADDQAVIKQFDEIKQIKKRQLADYIHKHEDVKINPDFIFDIQIKRLHEYKRQLLNAFSILYIYYGLKDGSITEFNPTVFIFGAKAAPGYYRAKAIIKYINEIAEMIAADSEVNDKLQVVFVTNYNVSYAEKLIPAADVSEQISTAGTEASGTGNMKFMLNGAVTLGTYDGANVEIVEQAGIENNYIFGARVEDIEKIKDTYDPVEIYRNDLRIKRVIDTLIDGTFDDKGTGMFKELYDSLLKGTDWHRPDQYYLLQDFISYCEAKLQVNKDYSDLMTFRKKCFINTANAGKFSSDRTIKDYAREIWN, encoded by the coding sequence ATGGATAACGGATTTAAGAAAAATGTAGAGCTAATCTTAGAGCTAGATTATGGTAAGTCTATCAAGGAGGCAAGTAAGGTTGAATTATATAATGCAGTTTCTAAAGCTGCTATGAAGCTACTTGATAAAGACTGGGGATTAAAATCTAATAAGAAGAAAGTTTGTTATCTTTCTATGGAGTTTCTGGTTGGCCGTATGATATACAGTAATTTGTATAATATGGGGCTCTTAAACCAATTTGTTGAATTAATGACCGAGCACAATATTGACATCCGTATATTTGAAGACATCGAGGATGCTGCTTTAGGAAATGGCGGCTTAGGAAGACTAGCTGCATGCTTTTTGGATTCGGGAGCAACCCATGGCATAGTTTTAAATGGATATGGAATCCGCTATAAGTATGGCTTATTTAAACAGGAATTTGAAGAGGGGTTTCAAAGGGAGTTGCCTGATGACTGGCAAAGGTTCGGAGATCCTTGGTCAATCAGAAGGGAAGAGGAAAAGATTAGGGTAGACTTCAAAGACCAATCAGTATGGGCTGTTCCTTACGATATGCCGGTTATCGGATATGGTAAAAAAACCGTTAACACCCTTCGGCTTTGGCAGTCAGAGCCTATAGAGGCCTTTAATTTTGAACTATTTAATAATCAGCAATATGATGAAGCTGTAAAAAACAAAAATGAAGCAGAGGCAATTTCCAGTCTTTTATATCCAAACGATAGTATGGATGAAGGGAAAAAACTGCGAATTAAGCAAGAATACTTCTTTACCAGTGCCACTTTACAGGATGTTATCAAAAAGTACAAAGAAAAATATGATAAAGACTTTAGCAGCTTTTCTAAGGAATATATATTCCAATTAAATGATACCCATCCTGTACTGGCTATACCTGAACTTATCAGATTATTAGTAGAAAAAGAAGGGCTGACATTTGCTAAGGCACTTCGTATAGCTAAAGAAGTCTTTGCTTATACAAATCATACCATTATGGCAGAGGCCTTAGAAAAATGGAATGTGTCTTTAGTTGAAGAAGTGATACCTCAGGTATATAAGTACATAGTTGAACTAAATGATGAACTTATAAAAGAGCTGACTTTATTTGGTGTTGTATCTTCAGAAGAGCAAAAGAAGTACTTAATTATTGACGATGATACTATCCATATGGCCCGTATAGCCATATTCGTAAGTAGGTCCATTAACGGTGTGGCAAGATTACATACTGAGATTCTTAAAAATGATGCCCTACATGAGTGGTATCAGTTGTATCCTAATCGTTTCAATAATAAAACCAACGGAATTACCCAGAGAAGATGGCTTGCCCTTGCCAATATGGAACTGGCAGGATTTATTACAGATAAAATAGGTAGTTCCTGGACTACAGATTTAGATCTTCTAAAAAAACTAGAGAATTTTGCCGATGATCAGGCTGTAATCAAGCAGTTTGATGAAATAAAACAGATTAAAAAAAGGCAACTGGCTGATTATATCCATAAACATGAAGATGTCAAAATAAATCCTGACTTTATATTTGATATACAGATAAAAAGGCTTCATGAATATAAACGTCAATTGTTAAATGCTTTTTCAATCCTCTACATATATTATGGGCTTAAGGATGGTAGTATAACAGAGTTTAATCCTACGGTATTTATATTTGGAGCAAAAGCAGCTCCGGGATATTACAGGGCCAAAGCAATAATTAAGTATATTAATGAAATAGCAGAAATGATTGCGGCAGATTCCGAGGTAAATGATAAGCTACAGGTGGTATTTGTAACTAATTATAATGTATCTTATGCAGAAAAACTTATACCGGCAGCAGATGTATCAGAGCAAATCTCAACAGCCGGCACAGAAGCTTCAGGAACCGGCAATATGAAGTTTATGTTGAACGGAGCTGTAACTCTTGGAACTTATGACGGAGCTAATGTTGAGATTGTGGAACAGGCGGGTATAGAGAATAACTATATCTTCGGAGCAAGAGTAGAAGATATTGAAAAAATCAAAGATACTTACGATCCTGTAGAAATTTACCGAAACGATTTAAGAATAAAGAGAGTAATTGATACTTTGATTGACGGAACTTTTGATGATAAAGGTACAGGAATGTTTAAGGAACTATATGACTCATTATTAAAAGGCACCGACTGGCATAGGCCAGATCAATATTACTTATTACAGGATTTTATATCCTATTGTGAAGCAAAACTACAAGTAAATAAAGATTATTCCGACCTTATGACATTTAGAAAAAAATGCTTTATTAATACAGCCAATGCAGGTAAATTTTCCAGTGACAGAACCATTAAAGACTATGCAAGGGAAATATGGAATTAA
- a CDS encoding extracellular solute-binding protein yields MKKSKKFIALFMMTIMLISSLAACGKKGKDEATDSQNNSEQTDNQGQNNQEDNKEETKVEDVTLKVWGPQEEQDLLKQMTDAFAKAHPEYNITFEFGVVSEEEAATEITKDPAAAADVFAFASDQTANLVSAGLLYPITLNIDAIKAANSEPSIQAATIDGQLYAYPFTPNSWFMYYDKSKFTEDEVLSLEKMMEKDLGEGVKNFSVDINNGWYLSAFFFAGGCTLFGPDGKDPNTVTFNDANGLAVTNYLIDLVSNPKFLEEDQGNILNAFANGTLGAACSGTWNAKAIEEALGENYGATKLPTININGEDRQLSNFADFKLIGVNSQTKHPIPAMELAEFLTNEENQKLRFEVRSIAPTNLNLASDPVVLENPAVAALSLQTSFSTLQSSIPQMANYWVPAESFGNELISGKITKDNAQEKLDVFVNSILSSLN; encoded by the coding sequence ATGAAAAAAAGCAAAAAATTTATAGCACTATTTATGATGACTATTATGCTTATCTCAAGTCTGGCAGCTTGTGGTAAGAAAGGTAAGGACGAAGCTACAGATAGCCAAAATAACAGTGAGCAGACCGATAATCAGGGACAAAATAATCAGGAGGATAATAAAGAAGAAACAAAGGTTGAGGATGTAACCCTAAAGGTATGGGGACCACAGGAAGAGCAGGATTTATTGAAACAAATGACTGATGCATTTGCTAAGGCTCATCCGGAATATAACATCACATTTGAATTCGGTGTTGTATCAGAAGAGGAAGCAGCTACAGAGATAACAAAGGACCCTGCTGCGGCTGCAGATGTATTTGCTTTTGCTTCAGACCAAACTGCTAATTTAGTTAGTGCCGGTCTCTTATATCCAATAACATTAAATATTGATGCCATAAAAGCTGCTAATTCAGAGCCTTCTATTCAGGCGGCAACAATCGACGGACAGCTATATGCTTATCCTTTTACACCAAATTCCTGGTTTATGTATTATGATAAGAGCAAATTTACAGAAGATGAAGTACTTTCCCTTGAGAAAATGATGGAAAAGGATCTTGGAGAAGGGGTAAAGAACTTCTCTGTAGATATCAATAACGGTTGGTATCTGTCAGCATTCTTCTTTGCCGGAGGATGTACCTTATTTGGTCCCGATGGAAAGGATCCTAATACTGTAACATTTAATGATGCAAACGGTCTTGCTGTAACCAATTATCTGATTGATTTGGTATCTAATCCTAAGTTTTTAGAAGAGGATCAAGGTAATATTTTAAATGCCTTTGCTAACGGTACACTTGGTGCAGCTTGCTCAGGTACATGGAATGCAAAAGCAATAGAGGAAGCCCTAGGAGAAAACTATGGTGCAACTAAACTTCCTACTATCAATATTAATGGGGAAGACAGACAGTTAAGCAACTTTGCAGACTTTAAGCTAATAGGTGTTAACTCCCAGACTAAGCATCCTATTCCTGCAATGGAGCTGGCTGAGTTCTTAACCAATGAGGAAAATCAAAAACTTCGTTTTGAAGTAAGAAGTATTGCTCCTACCAACTTGAATTTGGCATCTGATCCTGTTGTTCTTGAGAATCCTGCGGTAGCAGCACTTAGCTTACAAACATCATTCTCAACATTACAATCATCAATACCTCAGATGGCAAATTATTGGGTTCCGGCTGAATCTTTTGGTAATGAGCTTATAAGCGGAAAAATAACAAAGGATAATGCTCAAGAAAAACTTGATGTCTTTGTTAACAGTATTTTGTCATCACTAAATTAA